The following are encoded in a window of Cucurbita pepo subsp. pepo cultivar mu-cu-16 chromosome LG12, ASM280686v2, whole genome shotgun sequence genomic DNA:
- the LOC111806535 gene encoding AT-rich interactive domain-containing protein 1, with translation MLSEEFMNYVAFDENSISDFSKRILAMKSDKMKSGDVFPRRSKKLKDINHCNNETEDIKIIDLRLVKEPNFTPERKEEPMLGLLNWLKGIARNPCDPSVCSLPEKSKWKSYGNEEIWKQVLLVREEMFVKRQVDSSSEQSLVQRNQRMHPCMYDDDTVPIYNLRKRLSFEKKDLSQEPVSKTSDSSPTDSSDDYKPVPLGSDYQAQVPEWNGVISESDLKWLGTQEWPMKKGRNRYLVERDPIGRGRRDPCGCFDANSVGCVKFHVTEKRHKVKLELGNAFLQWRFDKMGEDVTFSWTADDEKKFEDIVTSNPPSLGISFWDEIIESFPSRSKADLVCYYYNVFLLRRRGHQNRVTPNEIDSDEESESGIVTNGLRNEVHNSSDSIFYSPKKPRCSL, from the exons ATGTTGTCAGAGGAGTTCATGAATTATGTTGCCTTTGatgaaaattcaatttcaGATTTTTCCAAGAGAATACTCGCTATGAAGAGTGATAAGATGAAGAGTGGGGATGTATTTCCTCGCAGAAGCAAGAAACTCAAGGATATTAATCATTGCAACAATGAAACTGAggatataaaaattattgatctACGTTTAGTCAAGGAACCGAATTTTACCCCGGAGAGAAAGGAGGAACCAATGTTGGGATTGCTTAATTGGCTTAAAGGGATTGCAAGAAACCCGTGTGATCCTTCAGTATGTTCATTACCCGAAAAGTCGAAATGGAAATCATATGGAAATGAAGAGATTTGGAAACAAGTTTTGCTGGTTCGAGAGGAAATGTTTGTGAAACGACAAGTTGATTCAAGTAGCGAACAATCTCTGGTGCAG AGAAATCAGAGGATGCATCCTTGTATGTACGACGACGATACGGTTCCGATTTACAATCTTAGGAAGAGATTAAGCTTTGAGAAGAAGGATCTTTCTCAAGAACCTGTCTCTAAAACAAGTGATTCCTCACCTACAGATTCATCAGATGATTACAAGCCCGTTCCTCTGGGGTCAGATTACCAAGCTCAAGTACCAGAATGGAATGGTGTGATATCCGAAAGCGATTTAAAGTGGTTGGGAACCCAGGAATGGCCCatgaagaaaggaaggaaCCGATATCTAGTCGAACGGGATCCCATTGGGAGAGGAAGGCGAGACCCTTGTGGGTGCTTCGACGCCAACTCGGTTGGTTGTGTCAAATTTCATGTTACTGAGAAAAGACACAAAGTGAAGCTGGAGTTGGGCAATGCGTTCCTCCAATGGAGATTTGATAAGATGGGGGAAGATGTTACATTTTCGTGGACTGCTGACGATGAGAAAAAGTTTGAGGACATCGTGACATCGAACCCTCCGTCCCTCGGGATTTCTTTTTGGGATGAGATCATTGAGTCATTTCCTTCTAGGAGCAAGGCGGATCTTGTTTGCTACTACTATAATGTCTTTCTTTTACGTCGTAGAGGACACCAAAATCGGGTTACACCAAATGAAATCGACAGTGATGAAGAGTCGGAATCTGGAATTGTAACCAATGGACTTCGAAACGAAGTGCATAATTCATCTGACTCCATTTTCTACTCACCCAAGAAGCCACG TTGTAGCCTGTGA
- the LOC111807178 gene encoding uncharacterized protein LOC111807178, translating into MASNSILYTLHSPILCLFVFFSSFFGYCHSFDDFVPHNTFTVSSLTYPDSQLQPFQLRYFRVELPPWFSSLSISLNSDVNLDITKARKIPKRALPIVCFREGSPPLPEASNTSIIDSGLAPLTNISIEGIQGHQNLEQCYPMQRYIEVKLTNEQISPGVWYFGLFNGVGSSRTQSKMIVRGPSYSFSANVTVEGCSSSTMFGQYCNQTVDPLSCSLSDGRNIAENVLEAMSYNRTVESLLACGSTFKTFCLQDGDPKMYHLDVEGVAEELTISATNVSLNLTKSDSSSNISGICLMGFARLGAIPSVVLHDYSSNLTTGPLVIRSPKVGRWYISIAPLDLSKELRTVPANNVSVCYSMESYVLQCPYGKTGPNCTWNRYVLQAIVARSSSPFESYFMPIKEQYFEGPNFAVEPLLSNTSNHGQEKYAWTYFTLDVPRGSAGANIHFQLSASETMEYEVYARFGGLPSLDNWDYCYKNQTSNSGGSTFLSLYNSSDVKIDFYILYASEGTWVFGLRHPVNRSLSEDRTIMSVTLERCPNKCSSHGRCEYAFDASGATTFSFCSCDRNHGGFDCSVEIVDHKGHVQQSIALIASNAAAIFPAFWALRQKALAEWVLFTSSGISSALYHACDVGTWCPLSFNVLQFMDFWMSFMAVVSTFVYLATIEEVYKRAIHTVVAILTALMAITKATRTSNIAIVLAIGTLGLLVGWLIELSTKYRSFSLPMRISLNVLHRWESIKAWGHKLLKTLYRRYRWGFMIAGFTALAMAAISWNLETSETYWIWHSVWHFTIYMSSFLFLCSKEARVLDRDNSIVPNGENERGSNINYELARQNSLPRSV; encoded by the exons ATGGCTTCGAATTCGATTCTTTACACTCTTCACAGTCCGATTCTATGTCTTTTCGTGTTCTTCTCGAGTTTCTTCGGCTACTGTCATTCCTTCGACGATTTTGTTCCTCACAATACATTCACAGTTTCTAGCCTTACGTACCCTGATTCCCAGTTGCAGCCATTTCAACTACGATATTTTAGAG TTGAGTTGCCGCCATGGTTCTCATCATTATCAATTTCATTGAACTCAGATGTAAATCTT GACATTACAAAGGCAAGAAAGATACCGAAGCGTGCTTTGCCTATTGTTTGCTTCAGAGAAGGCAGTCCTCCGTTGCCGGAAGCTTCGAACACTTCCATAATAGATTCAG GGTTAGCTCCTTTGACGAACATTTCAATTGAGGGAATCCAAGGCCATCAAAATCTGGAACAATGCTATCCGATGCAGCGATATATCGAAGTAAAGTTGACAAATGAGCAG ATATCTCCAGGAGTCTGGTATTTTGGTCTTTTCAATGGCGTCGGGTCTTCAAGAACACAATCGAAAATG ATAGTCCGAGGGCCTTCGTATTCTTTCAGTGCCAACGTTACAGTGGAAGGATGTTCATCCTCCACGATGTTCGGGCAATATTGCAATCAAACAGTCGATCCGCTCTCATGTTCTTTATCCGATGGTCGTAACATAGCTGAAAATGTTTTAGAGGCTATGTCCTATAACCGAACAGTCGAAAGTTTGCTTGCGTGCGGGAgtacatttaaaacattttgtcTTCAAGATGGTGATCCGAAAATGTACCACTTGGATGTGGAGGGTGTGGCAGAAGAGCTGACCATTTCAGCAACAAATGTGAGTCTCAACTTAACAAAGTCAGATAGCTCTAGTAATATCAGTGGAATTTGTTTGATGGGTTTCGCTCGTCTTGGTGCAATTCCTTCGGTTGTGCTGCATGATTATTCGAGTAACTTAACCACTGGCCCTTTGGTTATCCGTTCTCCAAAAGTCGGCCGATGGTATATCTCCATAGCTCCTCTTGATCTTTCGAAAGAACTTCGAACCGTTCCTGCCAACAATGTGAGTGTTTGTTATTCCATGGAATCATATGTGCTGCAGTGTCCCTATGGAAAGACTGGACCTAATTGTACATGGAACAGATACGTCCTGCAG GCGATCGTTGCAAGAAGTTCATCTCCTTTCGAATCATATTTTATGCCGATCAAAGAACAGTACTTCGAAGGGCCGAACTTTGCTGTCGAACCCCTTCTAAGCAACACGTCAAATCATGGACAAGAGAAGTATGCTTGGACGTATTTTACTTTGGACGTTCCTCGTGGCTCGGCTGGAGCAAATATTCACTTTCAATTATCAGCTAGTGAGACAATGGAGTATGAAGTCTATGCTAGATTTGGTGGATTACCATCTCTTGATAACTGGGATTACTGTTATAAAAACCAAACCAGCAACAGTGGTGGCTCAACATTCCTTTCCCTCTACAATTCAAGTGATGTAAAGATagatttctatattttatatgCCAGTGAAGGAACTTGGGTTTTCGGATTAAGGCATCCAGTCAACAGAAGTTTGTCCGAAGATCGGACTATTATGTCGGTCACGCTTGAGCGATGCCCGAACAAATGCTCGTCCCATGGAAGATGTGAATATGCTTTTGATGCTAGTGGAGCCACAACGTTTAG CTTTTGTTCCTGTGACAGAAACCATGGAGGCTTTGATTGCAGCGTTGAGATAGTAGACCATAAAG GGCATGTGCAACAATCAATTGCGCTCATCGCGTCGAATGCTGCTGCCATCTTTCCCGCCTTTTGGGCTCTTCGACAAAAG GCTCTAGCAGAGTGGGTGCTGTTTACCTCAAGTGGGATTTCAAGTGCTTTATATCATGCTTGTGATGTAGGAACTTGGTGTCCATTGTCATTCAATGTATTACAG TTTATGGACTTCTGGATGTCTTTCATGGCTGTCGTTAGCACTTTCGTGTACCTAGCCACAATCGAAGAAGTTTATAAAAGGGCGATACATACCGTTGTTGCAATCCTAACTGCTCTCATGGCTATAACCAAGGCGACACG GACTTCCAATATTGCTATTGTGCTAGCAATTGGTACACTGGGTCTTCTTGTTGGATGGCTGATTGAGTTATCGACGAAGTATAGGTCGTTCTCCCTACCGATGCGAATTTCTTTGAATGTGCTTCACAG ATGGGAATCTATCAAAGCATGGGGGCACAAGCTTTTGAAGACTCTATACAGAAGATATCGATGGGGCTTTATGATTGCAGGTTTCACAGCATTGGCTATGGCTGCCATAAGCTGGAATTTGGAAACTTCTGAAACCTACTGGATTTGGCATAG CGTTTGGCACTTCACTATCTACATGTCGTCATTCCTCTTCCTCTGTTCAAAAGAAGCAAGAGTTTTAGACCGTGACAATTCGATTGTTCCGAATGGTGAAAACGAAAGAGGTTCTaacataaattatgaattggCTAGGCAGAATTCGTTGCCTAGAAGTGtatag
- the LOC111806610 gene encoding uncharacterized protein LOC111806610 → MRIRKNAKLSPLLFSAVECVPQVLQTHVCQLNQSPWDVIPLEQHAAHQLEEVEDSFYENASLGGSIGAVESVASMMEGSAKLSNNNIVITNESEVMADKDGDYCEDLDENGDEFEKLVDSSLKQFQEEDYSSFSFDRRHHHRRSHLRSSENNYYSTLNNSSISRKSAAGCTVSRRMRPPKASKKAVSAATGSNPYEFYYYSGFGPLWGKKRRERGGEDGGKSSENRAGIRSNATVPSPSLSEHGKELDYVEEDDDEEEEEKDGDGGKKRMRKPVKARSLKSLM, encoded by the exons ATGAGGATCCGGAAGAACGCGAAGTTATCGCCACTGTTGTTTTCGGCTGTGGAGTGCGTTCCGCAGGTTCTTCAGACGCACGTTTGTCAGTTGAACCAGTCGCCATGGGATGTGATTCCTCTCGAGCAACACGCCGCGCACCAG CTCGAGGAGGTCGAAGATAGCTTCTACGAAAATGCTAGTTTAGGCGGTTCTATCGGAGCCGTCGAGAG CGTTGCGTCGATGATGGAGGGATCAGCGAAGTTATcgaataataatattgttatTACCAACGAGAGTGAAGTAATGGCAGACAAGGATGGGGATTATTGTGAAGatttggatgaaaatggaGATGAATTCGAGAAATTAGTCGATAGCAGTTTGAAACAATTTCAGGAGGAAGATTATTCTTCGTTTAGTTTCGACCGCCGTCACCACCACCGCCGTTCACATCTTAGGTCTAGcgagaataattattattctacTCTCAATAATTCCTCGATTTCAAGGAAATCCGCCGCCGGATGTACCGTCTCGCGGCGGATGCGGCCGCCAAAGGCTTCGAAGAAGGCGGTTAGTGCGGCGACGGGATCGAATCCGTAcgagttttattattattctggATTCGGACCGCTGTGGGGGAAGAAACGACGGGAGAGAGGAGGGGAAGACGGTGGGAAATCGAGCGAAAATAGGGCGGGAATTCGGAGTAATGCGACGGTGCCATCGCCGTCACTGTCGGAACACGGCAAGGAATTAGATTATGTCGAAGAGGACGACgacgaggaggaggaggagaaggacGGCGACGGCGGGAAGAAGCGGATGAGGAAGCCGGTGAAAGCGCGGTCGTTGAAGTCGCTGatgtga
- the LOC111807179 gene encoding pentatricopeptide repeat-containing protein At2g46050, mitochondrial isoform X2, which yields MRRRNVVSWNTVICGVVDCGYGGEFRMRERSILSCFKNMLMDMVDPDGVTFNGLFRSCDVMNDVGSGKQLHGFVIKIGFDLDCFVGSAVVDFYAKCGLYEDARLAFSSVLYKDLVLWNVMLYCYVFNCLAKEAIEIFFLMQLEGFTGDDFTFSSLLSSCKYKGSGELGKQLHVHLIKHSFDLDILVASSLVNMYAKNNHLYDARKVFDEMPIRNSVSWTTMIVGYGQQEHGKEAVKLLRRMFEEDYYPDELTFASVLSSCGFTSGACELIQVHSCLIKLGFEAFLSVNNGLINAYSKCGAISPALQCFRLIAEPDLVSWTSIICGLAFCGLEKDAVELFDKMLSQAIRPDKIAFLGVLSACSHGGFVNMGLHYFNLMTNEYQIVPDSEHLTCLIDLIGRAGSLDEAFNLLKSVSEEAGPDAFRSFIRACRTHGHLGLAKWAMEFASDPYKPVNCSLMSNMYASEGRWSDVAIMRKLMKDGCEPKVPGFSWIEIAGYNHSFVSSDRSHPQSSDLYEMLGLLLNTMKKDYKSIASNIDIEPE from the coding sequence atgcgTAGGAGAAATGTTGTGTCGTGGAACACGGTGATTTGTGGGGTTGTTGATTGCGGGTATGGAGGTGAGTTTAGGATGAGGGAGCGTTCGATTCTCTCATGTTTTAAGAATATGTTGATGGATATGGTAGACCCAGATGGTGTCACGTTTAATGGATTGTTTCGTTCTTGTGATGTGATGAATGATGTTGGAAGTGGCAAGCAATTGCATGGTTTTGTGATCAAAATTGGGTTTGATTTGGATTGTTTTGTGGGGAGTGCAGTGGTTGATTTTTATGCGAAATGTGGGTTATATGAAGATGCGAGATTGGCTTTTAGCAGCGTTCTGTATAAGGATCTGGTTTTGTGGAATGTGATGTTGTACTGTTATGTGTTTAATTGTTTGGCCAAAGAAGCGATTGAAATCTTTTTCTTGATGCAGTTGGAAGGCTTTACAGGTGACGATTTTACATTCAGCAGCCTGCTAAGTTCGTGCAAGTATAAAGGATCAGGGGAATTGGGTAAGCAGCTCCATGTTCATCTTATAAAACACTCATTTGATTTAGATATTCTAGTAGCAAGTTCACTTGTCAATATGTATGCCAAAAACAATCATTTATATGATGCTCGCAaagtgtttgatgaaatgccaATTCGAAATTCTGTGTCTTGGACCACTATGATTGTTGGGTATGGGCAGCAAGAACATGGGAAAGAGGCGGTGAAACTTTTGAGGAGAATGTTTGAGGAAGATTATTACCCTGATGAATTAACTTTTGCTAGTGTGCTAAGTTCTTGTGGCTTTACTTCTGGGGCTTGTGAGCTGATCCAGGTTCATTCTTGCTTGATAAAACTTGGTTTTGAAGCATTTTTGTCTGTTAATAATGGTTTGATAAATGCATATTCGAAGTGTGGTGCCATTTCTCCAGCTTTACAATGCTTTAGATTAATTGCAGAACCAGATTTGGTTTCATGGACATCAATTATATGTGGACTTGCATTTTGTGGGCTTGAGAAAGATGCTGTTGAGTTATTTGATAAGATGTTATCTCAGGCCATTAGACCAGATAAAATTGCATTTCTTGGTGTTCTTTCTGCCTGTAGTCATGGGGGATTTGTAAACATGGGGCTTCACTACTTCAACTTAATGACTAATGAGTACCAAATTGTTCCTGATTCAGAGCATTTGACTTGCTTGATCGACCTTATCGGTCGAGCGGGTAGTCTAGACGAGGcttttaatcttttgaaatcagTGTCGGAGGAGGCTGGACCAGATGCTTTCAGGTCGTTTATTCGAGCATGTAGAACTCATGGGCATTTGGGATTAGCAAAATGGGCAATGGAGTTTGCATCAGATCCATATAAACCAGTGAATTGTTCTCTAATGTCGAATATGTATGCTTCTGAAGGAAGATGGTCAGATGTGGCGATAATGCGCAAACTGATGAAGGATGGTTGTGAACCAAAAGTGCCAGGCTTTAGTTGGATAGAGATTGCTGGTTATAACCATTCGTTTGTATCAAGTGATAGATCCCATCCACAGTCTTCAGATCTCTATGAAATGTTAGGATTATTACTCAACACGATGAAGAAAGATTACAAGTCCATAGCGTCCAACATAGATATTGAGCCCGAATGA
- the LOC111807008 gene encoding protein DETOXIFICATION 34, with protein sequence MARFDGIDAMDTVVLHHAPTVLIESSEDYRPVGSYDDARYVCWIESRKLWRIAGPIAFNILCNYGMNSFTSIFVGHIGDLELSAIAISLNVISNFSFGFLLGMGSALETLCGQAYGAGQMNMLGVYMQRSWIILLGTCVILLPLYIYATPILELLGQEPKIANMAGKFSIQIIPQMFSLAINFPTQKFLQAQSRVGILAWIGFGALLAHVGLLVLFIKVFDWGIAGAAVAYDVSAWGISIAQVVYILGWCSECWKGFSWLAFKDLWDFMKLSLASAIMLCLEIWYFMTIIVLTGHLDDPIIAVGSLSICMNLNGWEGMLFIGINAAVSVRVSNELGLGHPRAAKYSVIVTVVESLCIGLLFAALILATKDYFAIIFTDSKEMQEAVSNLAFLLGITMVLNSVQPVISGVAVGGGWQALVAYINLFCYYVVGLPFGFLLGYKTSLGVEGIWIGMICGTFLQTIILLFIVYKTNWNKEVEETTERMRRWMGKDAVPSDPT encoded by the exons ATGGCAAGGTTCGATGGCATCGATGCCATGGACACCGTCGTGCTCCACCACGCGCCGACGGTGCTGATTGAATCGAGCGAGGATTATCGACCGGTGGGGTCGTACGACGATGCGAGATATGTTTGTTGGATTGAGTCGAGAAAGCTTTGGAGAATTGCTGGCCCTATTGCCTTTAATATTTTGTGTAATTATGGAATGAACTCATTCACCAGCATCTTTGTTGGCCATATTGGCGATTTGGAGCTCTCTGCCATTGCCATTTCCTTGAACGTCATTTCTAATTTCTCGTTCGGGTTCTTG CTCGGGATGGGGAGCGCCCTCGAGACGCTATGCGGGCAGGCATACGGTGCGGGTCAAATGAACATGTTAGGAGTCTACATGCAACGTTCATGGATAATTCTTTTAGGCACATGCGTCATTCTACTTCCACTCTACATTTACGCTACTCCAATCCTCGAGCTCCTCGGCCAAGAGCCTAAAATCGCGAACATGGCGGGGAAATTCTCGATTCAAATAATCCCACAAATGTTCTCTTTGGCCATCAACTTTCCGACGCAGAAATTTCTACAAGCTCAGAGTCGAGTTGGGATATTGGCATGGATTGGGTTCGGGGCGCTGTTAGCTCACGTCGGACTTTTGGTTTTGTTCATCAAAGTGTTCGATTGGGGTATCGCCGGAGCTGCGGTGGCGTACGACGTGTCGGCATGGGGAATCTCCATTGCTCAGGTGGTTTATATTCTTGGGTGGTGTAGTGAATGCTGGAAGGGCTTCTCATGGCTGGCTTTCAAGGACTTATGGGACTTTATGAAGCTTTCACTTGCTTCGGCGATTATGCTTTGCTTGGAGATTTGGtattttatgaccataattgtCCTTACTGGCCACCTTGATGATCCCATTATTGCCGTTGGTTCGCTCTCAATTTG CATGAATCTAAATGGATGGGAAGGCATGTTGTTCATAGGGATCAATGCAGCCGTAAG CGTTCGTGTCTCGAACGAGCTCGGATTAGGGCATCCAAGGGCAGCAAAGTACTCCGTCATCGTGACCGTCGTCGAGTCACTCTGCATCGGGCTTCTTTTCGCAGCGCTTATCTTAGCAACGAAAGACTATTTCGCAATCATATTTACAGATAGCAAAGAGATGCAAGAGGCAGTTTCTAACTTGGCCTTCCTTTTAGGTATAACAATGGTGCTCAACAGTGTTCAACCAGTGATATCAG GTGTAGCTGTTGGAGGAGGTTGGCAAGCTTTAGTGGCTTACATTAACTTGTTTTGTTATTATGTTGTTGGCCTTCCTTTTGGCTTTCTTCTTGGCTACAAAACAAGTTTAGGCGTCGAG GGCATATGGATTGGTATGATATGTGGGACATTCTTGCAGACAATAATTCTTCTGTTTATTGTTTATAAGACCAATTGGAACAAGGAG GTAGAGGAAACGACAGAGAGAATGAGAAGGTGGATGGGGAAGGACGCGGTGCCCTCTGATCCCACGTAA
- the LOC111807179 gene encoding pentatricopeptide repeat-containing protein At2g46050, mitochondrial isoform X1, giving the protein MSPSISNRHSSSGGRYYATVNIGLFGRLRSFSLMLIWPSTHFGCCRLVHSFSFNVLKAAADVKSISRGTKLHSLVIKLGLANELSVQNKLLKVYVKCRDLGRARNLFDEMRRRNVVSWNTVICGVVDCGYGGEFRMRERSILSCFKNMLMDMVDPDGVTFNGLFRSCDVMNDVGSGKQLHGFVIKIGFDLDCFVGSAVVDFYAKCGLYEDARLAFSSVLYKDLVLWNVMLYCYVFNCLAKEAIEIFFLMQLEGFTGDDFTFSSLLSSCKYKGSGELGKQLHVHLIKHSFDLDILVASSLVNMYAKNNHLYDARKVFDEMPIRNSVSWTTMIVGYGQQEHGKEAVKLLRRMFEEDYYPDELTFASVLSSCGFTSGACELIQVHSCLIKLGFEAFLSVNNGLINAYSKCGAISPALQCFRLIAEPDLVSWTSIICGLAFCGLEKDAVELFDKMLSQAIRPDKIAFLGVLSACSHGGFVNMGLHYFNLMTNEYQIVPDSEHLTCLIDLIGRAGSLDEAFNLLKSVSEEAGPDAFRSFIRACRTHGHLGLAKWAMEFASDPYKPVNCSLMSNMYASEGRWSDVAIMRKLMKDGCEPKVPGFSWIEIAGYNHSFVSSDRSHPQSSDLYEMLGLLLNTMKKDYKSIASNIDIEPE; this is encoded by the coding sequence ATGTCACCGTCCATTTCCAACCGCCATTCTTCCTCCGGCGGCCGTTACTACGCCACCGTTAACATCGGCTTATTTGGCCGTCTCAGATCATTTTCATTGATGTTGATTTGGCCGTCGACCCACTTTGGGTGTTGTCGTCTGGtccattccttttctttcaacGTCCTGAAAGCCGCTGCTGATGTGAAATCCATTTCTCGAGGTACCAAATTGCACAGCCTCGTCATAAAGTTGGGATTGGCTAATGAACTGTCTGTACAGAACAAACTATTGAAGGTTTATGTTAAATGCAGGGATCTGGGTCGTGCACGGAAcctgtttgatgaaatgcgTAGGAGAAATGTTGTGTCGTGGAACACGGTGATTTGTGGGGTTGTTGATTGCGGGTATGGAGGTGAGTTTAGGATGAGGGAGCGTTCGATTCTCTCATGTTTTAAGAATATGTTGATGGATATGGTAGACCCAGATGGTGTCACGTTTAATGGATTGTTTCGTTCTTGTGATGTGATGAATGATGTTGGAAGTGGCAAGCAATTGCATGGTTTTGTGATCAAAATTGGGTTTGATTTGGATTGTTTTGTGGGGAGTGCAGTGGTTGATTTTTATGCGAAATGTGGGTTATATGAAGATGCGAGATTGGCTTTTAGCAGCGTTCTGTATAAGGATCTGGTTTTGTGGAATGTGATGTTGTACTGTTATGTGTTTAATTGTTTGGCCAAAGAAGCGATTGAAATCTTTTTCTTGATGCAGTTGGAAGGCTTTACAGGTGACGATTTTACATTCAGCAGCCTGCTAAGTTCGTGCAAGTATAAAGGATCAGGGGAATTGGGTAAGCAGCTCCATGTTCATCTTATAAAACACTCATTTGATTTAGATATTCTAGTAGCAAGTTCACTTGTCAATATGTATGCCAAAAACAATCATTTATATGATGCTCGCAaagtgtttgatgaaatgccaATTCGAAATTCTGTGTCTTGGACCACTATGATTGTTGGGTATGGGCAGCAAGAACATGGGAAAGAGGCGGTGAAACTTTTGAGGAGAATGTTTGAGGAAGATTATTACCCTGATGAATTAACTTTTGCTAGTGTGCTAAGTTCTTGTGGCTTTACTTCTGGGGCTTGTGAGCTGATCCAGGTTCATTCTTGCTTGATAAAACTTGGTTTTGAAGCATTTTTGTCTGTTAATAATGGTTTGATAAATGCATATTCGAAGTGTGGTGCCATTTCTCCAGCTTTACAATGCTTTAGATTAATTGCAGAACCAGATTTGGTTTCATGGACATCAATTATATGTGGACTTGCATTTTGTGGGCTTGAGAAAGATGCTGTTGAGTTATTTGATAAGATGTTATCTCAGGCCATTAGACCAGATAAAATTGCATTTCTTGGTGTTCTTTCTGCCTGTAGTCATGGGGGATTTGTAAACATGGGGCTTCACTACTTCAACTTAATGACTAATGAGTACCAAATTGTTCCTGATTCAGAGCATTTGACTTGCTTGATCGACCTTATCGGTCGAGCGGGTAGTCTAGACGAGGcttttaatcttttgaaatcagTGTCGGAGGAGGCTGGACCAGATGCTTTCAGGTCGTTTATTCGAGCATGTAGAACTCATGGGCATTTGGGATTAGCAAAATGGGCAATGGAGTTTGCATCAGATCCATATAAACCAGTGAATTGTTCTCTAATGTCGAATATGTATGCTTCTGAAGGAAGATGGTCAGATGTGGCGATAATGCGCAAACTGATGAAGGATGGTTGTGAACCAAAAGTGCCAGGCTTTAGTTGGATAGAGATTGCTGGTTATAACCATTCGTTTGTATCAAGTGATAGATCCCATCCACAGTCTTCAGATCTCTATGAAATGTTAGGATTATTACTCAACACGATGAAGAAAGATTACAAGTCCATAGCGTCCAACATAGATATTGAGCCCGAATGA